From Dermochelys coriacea isolate rDerCor1 chromosome 23, rDerCor1.pri.v4, whole genome shotgun sequence, one genomic window encodes:
- the SUPT5H gene encoding transcription elongation factor SPT5 isoform X2, translating into MSDSEDSNFSEDESERSSEAEEVENEAEEEHASVAGSEKEEVEEEEEEEEEDYDEEEEEDDDDRPPKKPRHGGFILDEADVDDEYEDEDQWEDGAEDILEKASNIDNVVLDEDRSGARRLQNLWRDQREEELGEYYMKKYAKSSVGETVYGGSDELSDDITQQQLLPGVKDPNLWTVKCKIGEERATAIALMRKFIAYQFTDTPLQIKSVVAPEHVKGYIYVEAYKQTHVKQAIEGVGNLRMGYWNQQMVPIKEMTDVLKVVKEVTNLKPKSWVRLKRGIYKDDIAQVDYVEPSQNQISLKMIPRIDFDRIKARMSLKDWFAKRKKFKRPPQRLFDAEKIRSLGGDVASDGDFLIFEGNRYSRKGFLFKSFAMSAVITEGVKPTLSELEKFEDQPEGIDLEVVTESTGKEREHNFQPGDNVEVCEGELINLQGKILSVDGNKITIMPKHEDLKDMLEFPAQELRKYFKMGDHVKVIAGRFEGDTGLIVRVEENFVILFSDLTMHELKVLPRDLQLCSETASGVDVGGQHEWGELVQLDPQTVGVIVRLERETFQVLNMYGKVVTVRHQAVTRKKDNRFAVALDSEQNNIHVKDIVKVIDGPHSGREGEIRHLFRGFGFLHCKKLVENGGMFVCKTRHLVLAGGSKPRDVTNFTVGGFAPMSPRISSPMHPSAAGQRGGFGGGGMSRGRGRRDNDLIGQTVRISQGPYKGYIGVVKDATESTARVELHSTCQTISVDRQRLTTVGSRRPGGMTSAYGRTPMYGSQTPMYGSGSRTPMYGSQTPLHDGSRTPHYGSQTPLHDGSRTPAQSGAWDPNNPNTPSRADEEFEYGFDDEPTPSPQGYGGTPNPQTPGYPDPSSPQVNPPYNPQTPGTPAMYNTDQFSPYAVPSPQGSYQPSPSPQSYHQVAPSPVGYQNTHSPASYHPTPSPMAYQASPSPSPVGYSPMTPGAPSPGGYNPHTPGSGIEQNSSDWVTTDIQVKIRDTYVDSQVVGQTGVIRSVTGGMCSVYLKDSEKVVSISSEHLEPVIPTKNNKVKVILGEDREATGVLLSIDGEDGIVRMDLEEQLKILNLRFLGKLLEP; encoded by the exons ATGTCGGATAGTGAAGACAGCAACTTCTCCGAGGATGAGAGTGAGCGGAGCAGCGAGGCGGAGGAGGTAGAGAACGAG GCAGAGGAGGAGCATGCCAGCGTTGCAGGCAGCGAGAAGGAGGAGgttgaagaggaggaagaggaggaggaagaagactacgatgaggaggaagaggaggacgaTGATGATCGGCCGCCAAAGAAGCCCAGACATGGAGGGTTCATCTTGGATGAAGCCG ATGTGGACGATGAATATGAAGACGAGGACCAGTGGGAGGACGGCGCCGAGGACATTCTGGAAAAAG CCTCCAACATTGATAATGTGGTTCTGGACGAGGATCGCTCTGGGGCCCGGAGGCTGCAGAACCTGTGGAG GGACCAGCGCGAGGAGGAGCTGGGTGAATATTACATGAAGAAATACGCCAAGTCCTCCGTGGGAGAAAC GGTGTACGGCGGCTCTGATGAGCTTTCGGATGACATCACACAGCAGCAGTTACTGCCCGGTGTCAA GGATCCCAACCTCTGGACCGTGAAGTGTAAG atCGGAGAGGAACGTGCCACAGCCATAGCCCTGATGAGGAAATTCATCGCCTACCAGTTCACAGACACA cccctgcaGATCAAGTCTGTGGTGGCCCCCGAGCATGTGAAAGGCTACATCTATGTCGAGGCCTACAAGCAGACCCACGTGAAGCAGGCCATTGAGGGCGTGGGCAACCTGCGGATGGGCTACTGGAACCAGCAGATGGTGCCCATCAAGGAGATGACAGATGTGCTGAAGGTGGTGAAGGAGGTGACCAACCTGAAGCCCAAGTCCTGGGTCCGGCTCAAGAGAGGCATTTACAAGGACGACATTGCTCAG GTGGATTACGTTGAGCCGAGTCAGAACCAGATCTCTCTGAAGATGATCCCGCGGATCGATTTTGACCGGATCAAAGCTCGAATGAGCCTG AAGGACTGGTTCGCCAAGCGGAAGAAGTTCAAGAGGCCCCCCCAGCGGCTGTTTGATGCTGAAAAGATCCG GTCCTTGGGGGGAGATGTTGCTTCCGACGGTGATTTCCTCATCTTTGAAGGCAATCGTTACAGTCGCAAGGGCTTCCTCTTCAAGAGCTTTGCCATGTCGGCCGTG ATCACGGAGGGGGTGAAGCCCACCCTGTCTGAGCTGGAGAAGTTTGAGGACCAGCCGGAAGGCATCGATCTGGAGGTGGTTACCGAAAGCACAG GGAAGGAACGGGAACACAACTTCCAACCTGGCGACAACGTGGAGGTGTGCGAGGGGGAGCTGATCAACCTGCAGGGCAAGATCCTGAGCGTGGACGGCAACAAAATCACCATCATGCCCAAGCACGAGGATCTCAAG GACATGCTGGAGTTCCCAGCTCAGGAGCTGCGTAAGTACTTCAAGATGGGAGACCACGTCAAGGTGATCGCTGGGCGCTTCGAGGGCGACACGGGACTGATCGTGCGGGTAGAGGAGAACTTCGTCATCCTCTTCTCGGACCTCACCATGCACGAG CTCAAGGTGCTGCCTCGGGACTTGCAGCTCTGCTCAGAGACGGCCTCCGGTGTGGACGTGGGTGGGCAGCACGAGTGGGGCGAGCTGGTCCAGCTGGATCCCCAGACCGTCGGGGTTATTGTCCGCCTGGAGCGGGAGACCTTCCAG GTCCTGAACATGTACGGCAAAGTGGTGACGGTCAGGCATCAGGCTGTGACGCGGAAGAAGGACAATCGCTTTGCTGTGGCCCTGGACTCGGAGCAGAACAATATCCACGTCAAGGACATCGTTAAAGTCATTGATGGGCCACACTCG gGTCGCGAGGGGGAGATCAGACACCTCTTCCGTGGCTTTGGATTCCTGCACTGCAAGAAGCTGGTGGAGAACGGGGGCATGTTTGTGTGTAAGACTCGCCACTTGGTGCTGGCTGGGGGCTCGAAG CCCCGGGACGTCACCAACTTCACCGTCGGTGGCTTTGCCCCCATGAGTCCTCGGATCAGCAGCCCCATGCACCCCAGCGCAGCAG GTCAGCGAGGTGGCTTTGGCGGGGGCGGGATGAGCCGAGGCCGTGGACGCAGGGACAACGACCTGATAGGGCAGACGGTGCGGATctcccagggaccctacaaag GCTACATCGGCGTGGTGAAGGATGCCACGGAGTCCACGGCCCGCGTGGAACTCCATTCCACCTGCCAAACCATCTCAGTGGATCGCCAGCGCCTCACGACAGT GGGTTCGAGGAGACCTGGTGGCATGACTTCCGCCTACGGCCGCACCCCCATGTACGGCTCACAGACTCCCATGTACGGCTCCGGCTCCCGCACCCCCATGTACGGGTCGCAGACTCCACTGCACGACG GCAGCAGGACCCCGCACTACGGCTCCCAGACGCCGCTGCACGACGGGAGCCGGACGCCTGCGCAGAGCGGGGCTTGGGACCCCAACAACCCCAATACGCCCTCCAG GGCGGATGAGGAGTTTGAATACGGCTTCGATGACGAGCCCACGCCCTCTCCGCAAGGCTACGGGGGGACCCCCAACCCCCAGACTCCCGGCTACCCCGACCCTTCGTCTCCGCAGGTCAATCCGCCATACAATCCGCAGACGCCAGGGACCCCAGCCAT GTACAACACTGATCAGTTTTCTCCGTACGCAGTTCCATCTCCTCAGGGCTCCTATCAGCCAAGCCCCAGCCCTCAGAGTTACCACCAGGTGGCGCCGAGCCCCGTGGGCTACCAGAACACCCACTCGCCAGCCAGTTACCACCCGACCCCGTCGCCCATGGCGTATCAG GccagccccagtcccagcccagtggGCTACAGCCCCATGACGCCAGGGGCTCCTTCTCCAGGGGGTTACAACCCGCACACCCCCGGCTCCGGCATTGAGCAGAACTCCAGCGACTGGGTCACCACCGACATCCAGGTCAAAATTCGAGACACCTATGTGGACAGCCAGGTGGTGGGGCAGACGGGAGTCATCCGCAGTGTGACG GGCGGAATGTGCTCAGTCTACCTGAAGGACAGCGAGAAGGTGGTCAGCATTTCGAGTGAGCACCTAGAGCCCGTCATACCGACCAAAAACAATAAG GTGAAGGTAATCCTGGGGGAGGACCGGGAGGCAACAGGCGTCCTCTTGAGCATTGACGGAGAGGATGGCATCGTCCGCATGGACTTGGAGGAGCAGCTCAAGATCCTCAACTTGCGATTCCTGGGCAAGCTGCTGGAGCCGTAG
- the SUPT5H gene encoding transcription elongation factor SPT5 isoform X1, with the protein MSDSEDSNFSEDESERSSEAEEVENEAEEEHASVAGSEKEEVEEEEEEEEEDYDEEEEEDDDDRPPKKPRHGGFILDEADVDDEYEDEDQWEDGAEDILEKEEIEASNIDNVVLDEDRSGARRLQNLWRDQREEELGEYYMKKYAKSSVGETVYGGSDELSDDITQQQLLPGVKDPNLWTVKCKIGEERATAIALMRKFIAYQFTDTPLQIKSVVAPEHVKGYIYVEAYKQTHVKQAIEGVGNLRMGYWNQQMVPIKEMTDVLKVVKEVTNLKPKSWVRLKRGIYKDDIAQVDYVEPSQNQISLKMIPRIDFDRIKARMSLKDWFAKRKKFKRPPQRLFDAEKIRSLGGDVASDGDFLIFEGNRYSRKGFLFKSFAMSAVITEGVKPTLSELEKFEDQPEGIDLEVVTESTGKEREHNFQPGDNVEVCEGELINLQGKILSVDGNKITIMPKHEDLKDMLEFPAQELRKYFKMGDHVKVIAGRFEGDTGLIVRVEENFVILFSDLTMHELKVLPRDLQLCSETASGVDVGGQHEWGELVQLDPQTVGVIVRLERETFQVLNMYGKVVTVRHQAVTRKKDNRFAVALDSEQNNIHVKDIVKVIDGPHSGREGEIRHLFRGFGFLHCKKLVENGGMFVCKTRHLVLAGGSKPRDVTNFTVGGFAPMSPRISSPMHPSAAGQRGGFGGGGMSRGRGRRDNDLIGQTVRISQGPYKGYIGVVKDATESTARVELHSTCQTISVDRQRLTTVGSRRPGGMTSAYGRTPMYGSQTPMYGSGSRTPMYGSQTPLHDGSRTPHYGSQTPLHDGSRTPAQSGAWDPNNPNTPSRADEEFEYGFDDEPTPSPQGYGGTPNPQTPGYPDPSSPQVNPPYNPQTPGTPAMYNTDQFSPYAVPSPQGSYQPSPSPQSYHQVAPSPVGYQNTHSPASYHPTPSPMAYQASPSPSPVGYSPMTPGAPSPGGYNPHTPGSGIEQNSSDWVTTDIQVKIRDTYVDSQVVGQTGVIRSVTGGMCSVYLKDSEKVVSISSEHLEPVIPTKNNKVKVILGEDREATGVLLSIDGEDGIVRMDLEEQLKILNLRFLGKLLEP; encoded by the exons ATGTCGGATAGTGAAGACAGCAACTTCTCCGAGGATGAGAGTGAGCGGAGCAGCGAGGCGGAGGAGGTAGAGAACGAG GCAGAGGAGGAGCATGCCAGCGTTGCAGGCAGCGAGAAGGAGGAGgttgaagaggaggaagaggaggaggaagaagactacgatgaggaggaagaggaggacgaTGATGATCGGCCGCCAAAGAAGCCCAGACATGGAGGGTTCATCTTGGATGAAGCCG ATGTGGACGATGAATATGAAGACGAGGACCAGTGGGAGGACGGCGCCGAGGACATTCTGGAAAAAG AAGAAATTGAAG CCTCCAACATTGATAATGTGGTTCTGGACGAGGATCGCTCTGGGGCCCGGAGGCTGCAGAACCTGTGGAG GGACCAGCGCGAGGAGGAGCTGGGTGAATATTACATGAAGAAATACGCCAAGTCCTCCGTGGGAGAAAC GGTGTACGGCGGCTCTGATGAGCTTTCGGATGACATCACACAGCAGCAGTTACTGCCCGGTGTCAA GGATCCCAACCTCTGGACCGTGAAGTGTAAG atCGGAGAGGAACGTGCCACAGCCATAGCCCTGATGAGGAAATTCATCGCCTACCAGTTCACAGACACA cccctgcaGATCAAGTCTGTGGTGGCCCCCGAGCATGTGAAAGGCTACATCTATGTCGAGGCCTACAAGCAGACCCACGTGAAGCAGGCCATTGAGGGCGTGGGCAACCTGCGGATGGGCTACTGGAACCAGCAGATGGTGCCCATCAAGGAGATGACAGATGTGCTGAAGGTGGTGAAGGAGGTGACCAACCTGAAGCCCAAGTCCTGGGTCCGGCTCAAGAGAGGCATTTACAAGGACGACATTGCTCAG GTGGATTACGTTGAGCCGAGTCAGAACCAGATCTCTCTGAAGATGATCCCGCGGATCGATTTTGACCGGATCAAAGCTCGAATGAGCCTG AAGGACTGGTTCGCCAAGCGGAAGAAGTTCAAGAGGCCCCCCCAGCGGCTGTTTGATGCTGAAAAGATCCG GTCCTTGGGGGGAGATGTTGCTTCCGACGGTGATTTCCTCATCTTTGAAGGCAATCGTTACAGTCGCAAGGGCTTCCTCTTCAAGAGCTTTGCCATGTCGGCCGTG ATCACGGAGGGGGTGAAGCCCACCCTGTCTGAGCTGGAGAAGTTTGAGGACCAGCCGGAAGGCATCGATCTGGAGGTGGTTACCGAAAGCACAG GGAAGGAACGGGAACACAACTTCCAACCTGGCGACAACGTGGAGGTGTGCGAGGGGGAGCTGATCAACCTGCAGGGCAAGATCCTGAGCGTGGACGGCAACAAAATCACCATCATGCCCAAGCACGAGGATCTCAAG GACATGCTGGAGTTCCCAGCTCAGGAGCTGCGTAAGTACTTCAAGATGGGAGACCACGTCAAGGTGATCGCTGGGCGCTTCGAGGGCGACACGGGACTGATCGTGCGGGTAGAGGAGAACTTCGTCATCCTCTTCTCGGACCTCACCATGCACGAG CTCAAGGTGCTGCCTCGGGACTTGCAGCTCTGCTCAGAGACGGCCTCCGGTGTGGACGTGGGTGGGCAGCACGAGTGGGGCGAGCTGGTCCAGCTGGATCCCCAGACCGTCGGGGTTATTGTCCGCCTGGAGCGGGAGACCTTCCAG GTCCTGAACATGTACGGCAAAGTGGTGACGGTCAGGCATCAGGCTGTGACGCGGAAGAAGGACAATCGCTTTGCTGTGGCCCTGGACTCGGAGCAGAACAATATCCACGTCAAGGACATCGTTAAAGTCATTGATGGGCCACACTCG gGTCGCGAGGGGGAGATCAGACACCTCTTCCGTGGCTTTGGATTCCTGCACTGCAAGAAGCTGGTGGAGAACGGGGGCATGTTTGTGTGTAAGACTCGCCACTTGGTGCTGGCTGGGGGCTCGAAG CCCCGGGACGTCACCAACTTCACCGTCGGTGGCTTTGCCCCCATGAGTCCTCGGATCAGCAGCCCCATGCACCCCAGCGCAGCAG GTCAGCGAGGTGGCTTTGGCGGGGGCGGGATGAGCCGAGGCCGTGGACGCAGGGACAACGACCTGATAGGGCAGACGGTGCGGATctcccagggaccctacaaag GCTACATCGGCGTGGTGAAGGATGCCACGGAGTCCACGGCCCGCGTGGAACTCCATTCCACCTGCCAAACCATCTCAGTGGATCGCCAGCGCCTCACGACAGT GGGTTCGAGGAGACCTGGTGGCATGACTTCCGCCTACGGCCGCACCCCCATGTACGGCTCACAGACTCCCATGTACGGCTCCGGCTCCCGCACCCCCATGTACGGGTCGCAGACTCCACTGCACGACG GCAGCAGGACCCCGCACTACGGCTCCCAGACGCCGCTGCACGACGGGAGCCGGACGCCTGCGCAGAGCGGGGCTTGGGACCCCAACAACCCCAATACGCCCTCCAG GGCGGATGAGGAGTTTGAATACGGCTTCGATGACGAGCCCACGCCCTCTCCGCAAGGCTACGGGGGGACCCCCAACCCCCAGACTCCCGGCTACCCCGACCCTTCGTCTCCGCAGGTCAATCCGCCATACAATCCGCAGACGCCAGGGACCCCAGCCAT GTACAACACTGATCAGTTTTCTCCGTACGCAGTTCCATCTCCTCAGGGCTCCTATCAGCCAAGCCCCAGCCCTCAGAGTTACCACCAGGTGGCGCCGAGCCCCGTGGGCTACCAGAACACCCACTCGCCAGCCAGTTACCACCCGACCCCGTCGCCCATGGCGTATCAG GccagccccagtcccagcccagtggGCTACAGCCCCATGACGCCAGGGGCTCCTTCTCCAGGGGGTTACAACCCGCACACCCCCGGCTCCGGCATTGAGCAGAACTCCAGCGACTGGGTCACCACCGACATCCAGGTCAAAATTCGAGACACCTATGTGGACAGCCAGGTGGTGGGGCAGACGGGAGTCATCCGCAGTGTGACG GGCGGAATGTGCTCAGTCTACCTGAAGGACAGCGAGAAGGTGGTCAGCATTTCGAGTGAGCACCTAGAGCCCGTCATACCGACCAAAAACAATAAG GTGAAGGTAATCCTGGGGGAGGACCGGGAGGCAACAGGCGTCCTCTTGAGCATTGACGGAGAGGATGGCATCGTCCGCATGGACTTGGAGGAGCAGCTCAAGATCCTCAACTTGCGATTCCTGGGCAAGCTGCTGGAGCCGTAG